In one Pseudomonas sp. 31-12 genomic region, the following are encoded:
- a CDS encoding nuclear transport factor 2 family protein has protein sequence MSNPTYVQEYNAIVDVLSQYNEGGAKADSALMKPAFNEQATMFGVDGDKLVGGAIQNLYEVIDNVFRPSPEAKAAIVRIDIVGTAASARVDTDNVSGFRFTDFFNLLKVEGKWTIVSKIYHTHPSA, from the coding sequence ATGAGCAATCCAACTTACGTCCAGGAATACAACGCGATCGTCGACGTGCTTAGCCAATACAACGAAGGTGGGGCCAAGGCTGACAGCGCTTTGATGAAGCCCGCGTTCAACGAGCAGGCCACCATGTTTGGGGTCGACGGCGACAAGCTCGTCGGCGGCGCGATCCAGAATCTGTATGAAGTCATCGACAACGTATTCCGCCCATCTCCCGAAGCCAAAGCCGCGATCGTTCGCATCGACATCGTGGGCACTGCCGCCAGTGCTCGCGTCGATACCGACAACGTTTCGGGATTTCGTTTCACCGACTTCTTCAACCTGCTGAAGGTAGAAGGCAAGTGGACGATCGTCAGCAAGATTTACCACACCCATCCGAGCGCTTGA
- a CDS encoding nuclear transport factor 2 family protein, protein MSKNIKTVPTSEYNAVIATANQYVEGLRVGSAEGVAQAFHKDAVMYGFTNGELLGGPIKNLFDFVQKNGSAPEITTRLDILAITPTTAVVRVDMEKDAIGADYNDYLTLIKIDGTWKVIAKVYHQFEG, encoded by the coding sequence ATGTCAAAGAACATCAAGACAGTACCGACTTCCGAGTACAACGCTGTCATCGCTACCGCCAATCAGTACGTTGAAGGTCTGCGTGTGGGCAGTGCAGAAGGCGTTGCCCAAGCTTTCCATAAAGACGCCGTGATGTACGGTTTCACTAATGGCGAGCTGCTTGGCGGCCCGATCAAGAATCTGTTTGATTTCGTCCAGAAGAACGGCAGTGCCCCAGAAATCACGACTCGGCTCGACATACTGGCGATCACACCCACGACAGCCGTGGTGCGTGTCGATATGGAAAAGGATGCGATCGGTGCCGACTACAACGACTACCTGACCCTGATCAAAATCGACGGCACCTGGAAGGTCATCGCCAAGGTTTATCACCAGTTCGAAGGTTGA
- a CDS encoding NAD(P)-binding oxidoreductase, which yields MSKVFIIGAAGKVGRRLVKQLVGRGHEAIALHRNPEQGSELAALGAMPVKGNLLELDPGQMARLMSESDAVVFTAGAGGAGMDLTNAIDGRGLELAVAATVQAGVRRFILVSAFPDALRGSPVSEGFENYIAVKKRADAHLVGTGLDWVIVRPGTLLDDTGTGKIRADVAIPYGEVSRDDVAATLAELIDQSKVSRVIIELTQGDTPVSDAVRRLDRGRCSQ from the coding sequence ATGAGTAAGGTTTTCATCATTGGCGCCGCTGGCAAAGTAGGGCGGCGATTGGTTAAGCAACTCGTTGGACGAGGTCACGAAGCGATCGCACTGCATCGGAACCCTGAGCAGGGAAGTGAGCTAGCGGCTCTGGGCGCGATGCCCGTTAAAGGCAATTTACTTGAGCTTGATCCCGGGCAAATGGCGCGACTTATGTCGGAAAGTGATGCCGTGGTCTTCACGGCAGGGGCAGGCGGCGCGGGTATGGATCTGACCAATGCGATTGATGGGCGGGGATTGGAGTTGGCAGTGGCCGCAACTGTTCAAGCAGGTGTCCGGCGTTTCATTCTGGTCTCGGCCTTCCCCGATGCGCTGCGTGGTAGCCCGGTATCCGAAGGTTTCGAAAATTACATTGCCGTGAAAAAACGAGCTGATGCTCACTTGGTGGGGACGGGTTTGGATTGGGTGATTGTACGCCCAGGAACGCTTCTGGATGACACAGGCACTGGCAAAATCCGTGCTGACGTCGCTATTCCTTACGGTGAAGTTTCAAGAGATGACGTGGCAGCGACACTTGCCGAGTTGATCGATCAGTCCAAGGTGAGCCGGGTCATTATCGAACTTACTCAGGGTGACACGCCAGTCTCCGACGCGGTTCGCAGGCTTGATCGTGGACGTTGCTCGCAATGA
- a CDS encoding NAD-dependent dehydratase, with protein sequence MKLMLVGATGLVGREVLKQALDDPRISQVVAPTRCALAAHPKLHAPLTDFDNLPETVDWWRADAVICTLGTTMRRAGSKDIFRLVDYEYPLGVARLARMNGASAYILNSATGANPNSGFFYNRVKGELETSLARLDFESLTYVRPGVISGAREELRLGERALVVVLGLVGRLLPVRWQLNPASRIAQVLLESALEHRPGVHIITSERCI encoded by the coding sequence ATGAAGTTGATGTTGGTTGGCGCTACCGGTCTTGTTGGGCGCGAGGTACTGAAACAGGCGCTCGATGATCCACGAATCAGTCAGGTGGTTGCACCGACTCGCTGTGCGCTTGCTGCGCATCCCAAGTTACATGCGCCTCTAACAGACTTCGACAATCTACCGGAAACAGTCGACTGGTGGCGGGCGGATGCCGTGATTTGCACATTGGGTACGACGATGCGGCGCGCTGGATCGAAAGACATTTTTCGACTTGTTGACTACGAGTACCCGTTGGGTGTGGCGCGCTTGGCCAGGATGAATGGCGCCTCAGCATACATTCTGAACTCGGCCACCGGAGCAAACCCAAACTCCGGCTTTTTCTACAACCGGGTAAAGGGAGAGTTAGAGACATCTCTCGCAAGGCTTGATTTTGAATCACTCACTTATGTGAGGCCCGGTGTCATCAGTGGGGCGCGCGAGGAATTGCGGTTGGGTGAGCGTGCACTGGTAGTGGTACTGGGCCTGGTGGGGAGATTGTTACCCGTTCGCTGGCAACTTAACCCCGCGTCGCGAATCGCCCAGGTGTTGCTCGAATCAGCCCTTGAACACAGACCGGGTGTTCACATCATCACCTCCGAGCGCTGCATTTGA
- a CDS encoding SRPBCC family protein → MPMVEFSAVLDSNTGHAWSVLKKFGEIHKWHPSIVESSIEDNQPDGLVGCIRRLTLADGAVVRERLLSVDDHNTTLSYRFEEAPLPLDNYVATVKLASLTGQSKTFINWSASFDLQDLNTADHYQELIRGLIMDGHNSLQLFLIRH, encoded by the coding sequence ATGCCAATGGTTGAGTTTTCCGCTGTCTTGGACAGCAATACAGGACACGCCTGGAGCGTGTTGAAAAAATTTGGAGAGATTCATAAATGGCATCCGTCGATTGTCGAAAGCAGCATTGAGGACAACCAACCTGATGGATTGGTCGGCTGTATTCGCAGACTCACGCTGGCCGATGGCGCAGTTGTCAGGGAGCGTTTGTTATCGGTCGATGATCACAATACAACGCTATCCTACCGCTTCGAGGAGGCTCCATTACCGCTGGACAACTATGTTGCCACGGTGAAATTGGCCTCTCTCACTGGACAGTCCAAGACGTTCATCAATTGGTCTGCAAGCTTTGACCTGCAAGATTTGAATACAGCAGACCACTACCAAGAACTCATACGAGGACTGATCATGGATGGTCACAATAGTCTTCAGTTGTTTCTAATCCGGCATTAA
- a CDS encoding helix-turn-helix domain-containing protein has translation MKKCNPQDEIEAFACPVAFTVGVIGGKWKSLILFHLMSGTKRFNELRRLIPDITQRMLTLQLRELEIDGVIHREIYREVPPKVEYSLTELGNSLAPLVSAMREWGAVHERKILELRRSAVPVSSVASCSTI, from the coding sequence GTGAAAAAATGTAACCCTCAAGATGAAATTGAAGCCTTCGCTTGTCCCGTCGCGTTTACTGTCGGTGTCATTGGTGGAAAATGGAAATCGCTCATACTGTTCCACTTGATGTCAGGAACGAAGCGCTTCAACGAACTGCGGCGCCTAATCCCAGATATCACTCAGAGGATGCTGACACTCCAGTTGAGAGAGCTGGAGATTGATGGGGTTATTCATCGAGAAATCTATCGCGAGGTGCCGCCAAAGGTGGAGTATTCGCTGACGGAATTAGGTAATTCTCTCGCGCCCTTGGTGAGTGCCATGCGGGAATGGGGAGCTGTTCATGAGCGTAAGATTTTGGAACTCAGGCGCTCTGCGGTACCGGTAAGTTCGGTCGCCTCCTGTTCCACCATTTGA
- the namA gene encoding NADPH dehydrogenase NamA produces MSLLLSPHQIKGLKLKNRVVMSPMCMHMAADDGFVTDWHRVHYGARALGQAALIFPETLAIQAAGRIGAGDLGIWSDEHVVGLKSLTELLHSFGAKAGAQIGHAGRNADLPNLIHIAPSAIPFTDTSPVPRALLADEIPGLVKLYGDAARRASEAGFDVLEIHAAHGYLLSEFLSPLANTRDDEYGGDAQRRYRFLREVLEEVKTHWGDRPLFVRISSSDYAEGGNTPESFLEYGRWMKEQGVDLIDCSSGGIKMIKVQTYPGYQVPAAELLRKELHIATGAVGVIQSGSQAEEILQNGRADLVFVGRPMLRDPFWVRTAADDLKEIIEIPAAYTRYGSVWLDTKA; encoded by the coding sequence ATGAGCTTGTTGCTATCCCCCCACCAAATCAAAGGCCTGAAACTGAAAAACCGGGTCGTCATGTCCCCTATGTGCATGCACATGGCAGCGGATGATGGCTTCGTCACTGACTGGCACCGTGTTCATTATGGGGCGCGCGCTCTGGGTCAGGCGGCGCTGATTTTTCCCGAAACGTTGGCTATTCAGGCTGCCGGTCGTATCGGAGCCGGTGACCTTGGTATCTGGAGTGATGAACACGTTGTCGGCTTAAAGTCTTTGACTGAACTGCTTCACAGCTTTGGTGCAAAAGCTGGTGCCCAAATCGGTCATGCAGGGCGCAATGCCGATCTGCCCAACCTTATTCATATCGCACCTTCGGCGATTCCGTTCACGGATACCAGCCCTGTGCCACGTGCACTCTTGGCTGACGAAATTCCGGGTTTGGTAAAGCTCTATGGCGATGCCGCACGACGCGCCAGTGAAGCAGGCTTTGATGTGCTTGAGATCCATGCCGCACATGGTTATTTGCTGAGTGAGTTCCTCTCTCCACTCGCCAATACCCGCGACGACGAATACGGTGGTGATGCCCAGCGTCGCTATCGCTTCCTGCGCGAAGTGCTGGAGGAGGTCAAAACGCATTGGGGCGATCGCCCTTTGTTTGTTCGGATATCCAGCTCTGATTACGCCGAAGGTGGAAATACGCCTGAGTCATTCCTTGAATACGGTCGCTGGATGAAAGAGCAGGGCGTCGATCTGATCGACTGCAGCTCCGGCGGGATCAAGATGATCAAGGTTCAGACCTATCCAGGTTACCAAGTCCCGGCTGCTGAGTTGCTGCGTAAGGAACTGCATATTGCTACAGGGGCCGTGGGTGTAATCCAGAGTGGTAGTCAAGCCGAAGAAATCCTGCAGAACGGCCGAGCCGACCTGGTGTTTGTCGGGCGGCCAATGCTGCGTGATCCATTCTGGGTGCGCACTGCGGCGGATGATTTGAAAGAAATCATTGAGATTCCTGCTGCCTACACTCGTTACGGTTCTGTATGGCTTGATACCAAAGCGTGA
- a CDS encoding nuclear transport factor 2 family protein, translating into MSKPTYVHEYQAITEVLNNYIEGCKQAKSSIMKSAFNEQATMFSVDGDGKLAGGAIAILFKGIDEGFRPSPDAPAAIVRIEIVGTAASARIDANDMSGISFTDFFHLLKVDGQWTVVSKIFHTHVAS; encoded by the coding sequence ATGAGCAAACCTACTTACGTACACGAATACCAAGCCATCACCGAGGTGCTGAACAATTACATTGAGGGCTGCAAGCAAGCGAAGAGCAGCATCATGAAGTCTGCTTTCAATGAGCAAGCGACAATGTTTAGCGTCGATGGCGACGGTAAGCTGGCCGGCGGCGCAATTGCAATCCTGTTCAAGGGGATCGACGAGGGTTTTCGCCCATCTCCAGATGCACCGGCAGCTATCGTACGCATTGAGATTGTCGGTACGGCGGCTAGCGCGCGCATCGACGCCAACGACATGTCAGGAATTTCCTTCACCGACTTTTTCCATTTGTTGAAAGTCGATGGCCAGTGGACGGTCGTCAGCAAGATCTTTCACACCCACGTCGCGTCTTGA
- a CDS encoding alpha/beta hydrolase: MKTLTSALAPTVVALAPGTASATTYPGVEHNTAKLLQSLEGGQTLDSMTPVDARAALAGAQAAPQVALPATDVSEMTIRVNGSDLKLTIVRPVGSQQKTLPAFMYFHGGGWVLGDFPTHERLVRDLVVGSGAVAVFVNYSLSPEATYGVATEQAYAATKWVAEHGEDIKVDGTRLAVAGNSAGGNIAAVVALMANEKGEPALRSQVLLCPVTDSKFDTPSYKEFANGYFLTKDMMAWFWDNYAPDAEARKQIYASPLQATSEQLKGLPPTLIQTAEFDVLRDEAEAYGRKLDAAGVAVKSVRYNCMIHDFGLSNAFSHLPAPRTAIEQASQELKTSLSE, translated from the coding sequence ATGAAAACCCTTACCTCTGCTCTCGCTCCTACCGTCGTTGCTCTTGCGCCTGGTACTGCCTCCGCCACCACATACCCGGGAGTTGAGCACAACACGGCGAAACTCTTGCAATCGCTTGAAGGTGGCCAGACGCTCGACTCCATGACGCCGGTCGATGCCCGTGCCGCGCTGGCGGGTGCCCAGGCTGCCCCCCAAGTGGCCTTGCCGGCAACTGATGTCAGCGAGATGACGATACGAGTCAACGGCAGCGATCTGAAGTTGACCATCGTGCGTCCGGTCGGTAGCCAACAGAAGACGCTGCCCGCGTTCATGTATTTCCACGGCGGCGGCTGGGTGTTGGGCGACTTCCCGACCCACGAACGACTGGTGCGTGACCTGGTGGTAGGCTCGGGTGCGGTGGCGGTCTTCGTCAACTACAGCCTCTCGCCAGAGGCGACATATGGCGTCGCCACCGAGCAAGCCTATGCCGCGACAAAATGGGTCGCCGAACATGGCGAAGATATCAAGGTAGACGGCACTCGCCTCGCCGTAGCTGGCAACAGCGCAGGCGGGAACATTGCCGCCGTAGTTGCCCTGATGGCCAACGAGAAGGGTGAACCCGCACTGCGCTCGCAAGTGTTGCTGTGCCCAGTTACAGACTCCAAATTTGACACGCCGTCGTACAAGGAGTTTGCCAACGGCTATTTCCTGACGAAGGACATGATGGCGTGGTTCTGGGACAATTACGCACCCGACGCCGAGGCACGCAAACAGATTTACGCTTCTCCACTGCAGGCAACGAGCGAGCAACTGAAGGGCTTGCCGCCGACGCTGATCCAGACCGCCGAATTTGATGTTTTACGCGATGAAGCTGAAGCTTACGGCCGCAAGCTCGACGCTGCGGGTGTAGCTGTTAAGTCGGTACGCTACAACTGCATGATTCACGATTTTGGGCTTTCGAACGCATTCAGCCATCTGCCGGCACCTCGCACCGCGATCGAGCAGGCATCTCAAGAGCTCAAAACCAGTCTGAGTGAGTAG
- a CDS encoding nuclear transport factor 2 family protein — MNKPTYVDEYQAITEVLNKYIEGCRQAKSSIMKPAFNEHATMYSVGADGKLSGGAIPILFDGIDKDFRPSPDAKAAITRIEIVGTAASARIDANDMSGISFTDFFHLLKVEGKWTVVSKIFQTHIAP; from the coding sequence ATGAACAAACCTACGTACGTAGACGAATACCAAGCTATCACTGAGGTGTTGAACAAGTACATTGAGGGCTGCAGGCAGGCTAAGAGCAGCATCATGAAGCCCGCGTTCAACGAACATGCAACGATGTACAGCGTCGGTGCCGATGGAAAGTTGTCCGGCGGAGCGATTCCAATCTTGTTCGATGGGATCGACAAGGATTTCCGCCCATCTCCTGACGCAAAGGCTGCTATTACCCGCATAGAGATTGTCGGTACTGCCGCTAGTGCTCGAATCGACGCCAACGATATGTCAGGCATCTCTTTCACCGACTTCTTTCATCTGCTGAAAGTCGAAGGCAAGTGGACTGTGGTAAGCAAGATTTTCCAAACGCATATAGCGCCCTAA
- a CDS encoding DUF4062 domain-containing protein: MKVFISSVVRGFEQFRAAAKDAVEALDMKPIMSEHFGARTYSSEHACLTEVDQCDVFVLILGVNYGYEPEPGMSVTQQEFRQAVSRRKPILVFIQQTEFDEKQAVFVNEVSDYKLGFFRASFSGPQELLTAIIQGLTRMEKSKSSVPEKEFLERLNGASNSRAYGSHSYAPRLEFAYLPQPTENQAVHEASQRRDEIFQSLLSLGLATLKQGYSDWDDKSFTGLKSGDTTWRVFDDGLILIETDASVPVQGRSAGLYFVSPTHLSKLLLSCFQVAVFGSGWYRITLKNLEMAKLEEPPATMPTSYSMPMHREKEVSESGLFIPATHPIAEQWVQESVARMARSLSY, translated from the coding sequence ATGAAGGTATTCATAAGCTCGGTGGTAAGGGGATTTGAGCAATTCAGAGCGGCTGCAAAGGACGCTGTAGAAGCTCTGGATATGAAGCCGATCATGAGTGAGCATTTTGGAGCCCGCACCTATTCCTCCGAGCATGCCTGCCTGACAGAGGTTGATCAGTGCGACGTCTTTGTGCTCATTTTGGGCGTTAACTACGGCTACGAGCCTGAGCCCGGTATGTCGGTTACTCAGCAGGAATTTCGCCAAGCAGTCAGCAGGCGAAAACCGATCTTGGTCTTCATTCAGCAGACGGAATTTGATGAAAAGCAGGCCGTGTTCGTCAACGAAGTATCTGACTACAAGCTAGGTTTCTTTCGCGCCTCATTTTCCGGCCCGCAGGAGTTGCTAACGGCGATCATCCAAGGCCTTACCAGGATGGAAAAGTCCAAAAGCTCTGTTCCCGAAAAGGAGTTTCTAGAACGCTTAAATGGGGCTTCGAACTCGCGTGCTTACGGAAGCCATTCGTACGCACCGCGCCTCGAGTTCGCATATTTACCGCAGCCTACCGAGAATCAAGCGGTGCATGAAGCGTCTCAGCGCCGTGATGAGATTTTTCAAAGTCTTCTTAGCTTGGGCCTCGCAACACTCAAGCAAGGCTATTCAGATTGGGATGACAAATCGTTTACCGGCCTGAAGTCGGGAGATACAACCTGGCGGGTTTTCGACGACGGGCTGATTCTCATCGAGACAGATGCAAGTGTGCCTGTGCAAGGTCGTTCGGCTGGCCTCTACTTCGTGTCTCCCACTCATCTCTCTAAACTGCTCCTTTCCTGCTTCCAGGTGGCCGTATTCGGGAGCGGCTGGTATCGCATCACGCTAAAAAACCTTGAGATGGCGAAGTTAGAAGAACCACCAGCGACTATGCCCACCAGTTACTCAATGCCAATGCATCGCGAAAAGGAGGTCAGTGAATCGGGCCTTTTTATCCCTGCTACGCACCCCATAGCAGAGCAGTGGGTACAGGAAAGCGTCGCAAGAATGGCGAGGTCTTTATCCTACTGA
- a CDS encoding DUF421 domain-containing protein produces the protein MSPFDIQRILIDEFPLSFLLEVGFRATFAFLAVFLFLKSSGRRGIRQLSLFELVVILTLGSAAGDVSFYHDVPLLPVAVVFLTLLLLYRMTVLVMTKSKKFEAWIDGLPVTVIRNGLYEPKSLEKLNISSSEILMELRQRGVEHLGQVRLALMETDGDISLYFYDQEDVRPGLSVLPLEHSAEFIKVPASGLYCCVSCGFAQSIHAGQQARCSRCDHDIWSTALSTRRCR, from the coding sequence ATGTCTCCCTTTGATATTCAACGGATTTTGATAGATGAGTTTCCACTATCATTTTTGCTAGAGGTAGGGTTTCGGGCAACTTTTGCCTTTCTTGCCGTTTTCTTGTTTTTAAAATCAAGTGGCCGGCGCGGGATAAGACAGCTCTCACTTTTTGAGTTGGTCGTGATATTGACGTTGGGCTCCGCTGCCGGAGACGTGTCCTTCTACCATGATGTACCACTGTTGCCCGTCGCAGTCGTTTTCCTCACGCTGTTGCTGCTCTATCGCATGACCGTTTTGGTCATGACCAAAAGCAAGAAATTTGAAGCATGGATTGATGGTCTACCTGTAACCGTCATTCGCAATGGCTTATATGAACCTAAATCCTTGGAGAAGCTGAATATTTCATCGAGTGAAATATTGATGGAGCTTCGACAACGGGGCGTTGAGCACTTAGGCCAAGTAAGATTGGCGCTTATGGAAACAGATGGCGACATCAGTCTTTATTTTTACGATCAAGAAGACGTTCGCCCTGGTTTGTCAGTCTTACCTTTAGAGCATAGTGCGGAGTTTATAAAAGTGCCCGCCTCGGGACTCTATTGCTGCGTGAGTTGTGGCTTTGCACAATCTATTCATGCAGGGCAACAAGCACGCTGCTCACGGTGCGATCATGATATCTGGTCAACGGCGCTGAGCACTCGACGCTGTAGGTGA
- a CDS encoding VIT family protein has translation MAAHHKEKHPIDNIGWLRAAVLGANDGIVSTSSLILGVAASHATHNSILIAGVSALVAGAMSMATGEYVSVQSQADTEAAALEAERIEIQENPKGENRELTGIYVERGLEVPLAKEVATKLMDHDALGAHARDELGITDAMSAKPLQAALASALSFAVGAALPLLVVVVVPQEHLIPVIVVASLVFLAILGGLAAKVGGANIKNGVLRVTFWSALSMAVAAGVGTLLGTTV, from the coding sequence ATGGCAGCGCATCATAAAGAGAAACACCCAATAGACAACATTGGTTGGCTGCGCGCTGCCGTATTGGGGGCCAATGACGGAATCGTTTCAACTTCAAGTCTGATTCTGGGCGTAGCCGCCTCTCACGCAACTCACAACAGCATCCTTATAGCGGGTGTCTCTGCTCTCGTCGCCGGTGCTATGTCGATGGCTACCGGAGAGTACGTTTCCGTGCAGTCCCAAGCCGACACGGAAGCGGCTGCCCTAGAGGCGGAGCGAATTGAGATTCAGGAAAATCCGAAGGGCGAGAATCGTGAACTGACAGGAATTTATGTTGAGCGAGGACTTGAGGTGCCGCTTGCAAAAGAAGTCGCGACTAAACTAATGGATCACGACGCCTTGGGGGCGCATGCCCGAGATGAGTTGGGAATCACCGATGCGATGAGTGCAAAGCCATTACAGGCTGCTCTTGCATCTGCGCTAAGCTTTGCCGTAGGTGCGGCACTACCATTACTCGTGGTCGTAGTAGTTCCACAAGAACATCTCATCCCAGTCATCGTCGTCGCGTCGTTGGTCTTCCTTGCTATCCTTGGCGGCTTGGCGGCCAAGGTCGGCGGGGCGAATATTAAAAATGGGGTTTTACGTGTGACTTTTTGGAGTGCGCTTTCGATGGCGGTGGCAGCAGGAGTCGGTACCCTGTTGGGAACCACAGTATAA